A single uncultured Methanolobus sp. DNA region contains:
- a CDS encoding PEF-CTERM sorting domain-containing protein, with protein MKLKSIILLALIASLLCIIPANAQEYSKDEYAAMLYASEQSESNIQMFTTQATTISYPIEVSNEYLSIATNEDGTFTLGCTGGDPSKSSDDNKILLYGHPEPWSSISTVKVDGTDYLYGSDGTVLDFPTDYGSYIQSSWQYEDIKVTQINSLVSNPSTGRADIMKIEYQFTNLDQDNSHDVGLRVLLDTMLGDNDGAPFQVPGFGALTTENEFFKSNNEIPDYWQCFDYLNNPTVVSQGTLKGSGATEPDRLIFADWPDFVNTEWDYAVTSGKTLTDDSAVGLYWNPTSLGPGETKEYVTYYGLSDLSQSFGDISLSITGPVQLDIINDQYSPNPFTVVAYVEHDSSSTLDIDLTISLPEGLELVGPSETQTVTLASGEQGSVSWTVKALEQTSEKSFTYSVLASAEAMADISASRVVTVPGINSNPEQPPQTEVPEFPTIALPVISIIGLAFVLQHKKN; from the coding sequence ATGAAATTAAAATCAATTATATTGTTAGCACTTATTGCAAGCTTGCTATGTATAATACCGGCAAATGCGCAAGAATATTCAAAAGATGAATATGCAGCTATGCTGTATGCATCTGAACAATCTGAAAGCAACATTCAAATGTTTACGACCCAGGCAACTACTATAAGTTATCCCATTGAAGTTTCAAATGAATATCTGAGCATTGCAACAAATGAAGATGGAACATTCACTCTGGGATGTACTGGTGGAGATCCTTCAAAATCAAGCGATGATAATAAAATATTATTGTATGGGCATCCTGAACCCTGGAGCTCAATTTCAACTGTTAAAGTAGATGGAACAGACTATCTTTACGGTTCAGATGGAACTGTATTGGATTTCCCAACAGATTACGGCAGCTACATCCAATCATCCTGGCAGTATGAAGACATCAAGGTAACACAAATTAACTCCCTTGTATCAAATCCTTCAACCGGTCGTGCTGATATCATGAAAATAGAATATCAGTTTACAAACCTTGACCAGGACAACAGCCATGATGTTGGATTAAGAGTTCTTTTAGACACAATGTTGGGTGATAATGATGGAGCACCTTTCCAGGTTCCCGGGTTTGGTGCATTAACTACCGAAAATGAATTTTTCAAATCCAACAATGAAATACCTGATTACTGGCAATGTTTTGATTACCTGAACAATCCTACAGTAGTTTCCCAAGGAACCCTTAAAGGATCAGGAGCAACAGAACCTGACCGCTTGATATTTGCCGACTGGCCTGATTTTGTTAACACTGAGTGGGATTACGCTGTAACTTCGGGAAAAACATTGACAGATGACAGCGCTGTTGGTTTGTACTGGAACCCAACTAGCTTAGGTCCGGGGGAGACAAAAGAATACGTAACATACTATGGTCTGAGTGACCTGAGCCAGTCCTTTGGTGACATAAGCCTTTCAATTACAGGACCGGTTCAGTTAGACATAATTAACGACCAGTACTCTCCAAATCCATTTACTGTCGTTGCATATGTTGAACATGACTCATCAAGCACCCTGGACATTGATCTTACCATTTCTCTTCCGGAAGGACTTGAACTGGTAGGCCCATCTGAAACACAGACAGTAACTCTTGCCAGTGGCGAACAGGGTTCAGTAAGCTGGACAGTCAAGGCCCTTGAGCAGACAAGCGAGAAATCTTTTACCTATTCTGTCCTGGCTTCAGCCGAGGCGATGGCAGATATAAGCGCTTCAAGAGTAGTTACTGTGCCAGGAATAAATTCAAATCCTGAACAACCACCACAGACCGAGGTTCCTGAATTCCCAACAATTGCTCTTCCTGTGATCTCAATTATTGGATTAGCATTTGTTTTACAACACAAGAAAAACTAA
- a CDS encoding nucleotidyltransferase domain-containing protein, whose amino-acid sequence MPESSEVFDISLKKVKTAVLQAFENEDINIFLFGSRARGNAHSTSDIDIGIMPSGSFDRKKITALRAELEEMNIPYSVDLVDLSTVSEDFRQQVLNEGEVWKEKGSANSQ is encoded by the coding sequence ATGCCTGAAAGTTCAGAAGTATTCGATATATCCCTAAAAAAAGTCAAGACGGCTGTTCTTCAGGCTTTTGAAAATGAGGATATCAATATCTTCCTCTTCGGTTCAAGAGCAAGGGGAAATGCGCACAGCACATCAGATATTGATATTGGGATCATGCCTTCAGGTTCTTTTGACAGAAAAAAGATAACTGCCTTGAGAGCAGAATTAGAGGAAATGAACATTCCTTATAGTGTAGACCTTGTGGACCTTTCAACAGTTTCAGAGGATTTCAGACAGCAGGTGCTTAATGAGGGAGAAGTATGGAAAGAGAAAGGCAGTGCAAACTCACAATGA
- a CDS encoding DUF61 family protein produces the protein MSGRIPASDDSVLMRWMRVEVGKLNDGLVSERKNLAQLLVEEIPASRTKSGDEHVFDKDILEELGNKLPADLHRKLKIPIIFFSDNKVPDSCYLNDPVALEALQILGEMSKMRRMKQGKLWIGRSIAYAIMKKYPGVVQMAML, from the coding sequence ATGTCCGGCAGAATTCCAGCATCTGATGACTCCGTCCTTATGCGCTGGATGAGAGTTGAAGTAGGAAAACTAAACGATGGGCTTGTTTCAGAACGTAAGAACCTTGCCCAGCTATTAGTGGAAGAAATACCTGCGTCCAGAACAAAATCAGGAGACGAACATGTCTTTGATAAAGATATACTGGAAGAACTGGGAAATAAACTGCCAGCCGACCTGCACAGGAAACTGAAGATTCCCATTATCTTTTTTTCAGACAACAAAGTTCCTGACAGTTGTTATCTAAATGACCCTGTGGCTCTTGAAGCTTTACAGATTCTGGGAGAAATGAGTAAAATGAGAAGGATGAAGCAGGGTAAATTATGGATTGGCAGGTCCATAGCTTATGCGATCATGAAGAAGTATCCGGGTGTTGTGCAGATGGCAATGCTATGA
- a CDS encoding PEF-CTERM sorting domain-containing protein, protein MIKNVNKFIALAIAVLMLLMVSTITVSAAEIDPTTGEEITETQNMVLRTYSAPVVAYDHKILWDATHGSLFSYTPSGDYSTLTTILNGMGYAVETTTLGVDNVNMAEYDILVIGLGSSWDTQYNTAEVDAIEDFVANGGGLLIMGDNVYCPNENIQPVAEAFGTQLGVSYPSDYFTNMASHPIFNDVSEFTFISSGGISGSSPSEEVAWNGQGFAGITVVNCPGKVVITGDINFCENDYISSADNEMLISNIFAWLGEPCENNNNNNNIPEFPTIALPMIAIIGLAFIMQRRE, encoded by the coding sequence ATGATAAAGAATGTAAACAAATTCATAGCATTAGCCATTGCAGTGCTGATGCTTTTGATGGTAAGCACAATAACAGTATCTGCTGCTGAGATCGATCCTACAACTGGAGAAGAGATAACTGAAACACAGAATATGGTGCTCAGAACATATTCAGCTCCGGTAGTTGCATATGATCACAAGATCCTGTGGGATGCAACACATGGTTCTCTATTTAGCTATACTCCATCTGGTGACTACAGTACTCTTACGACAATATTAAATGGAATGGGATACGCAGTTGAGACTACAACTCTCGGTGTAGATAACGTCAACATGGCAGAATACGATATCCTAGTCATCGGCCTTGGTTCATCATGGGACACTCAATACAACACTGCAGAAGTGGATGCTATTGAGGATTTTGTGGCAAATGGCGGCGGCCTACTGATAATGGGAGATAACGTCTATTGTCCAAATGAAAACATCCAGCCTGTAGCTGAAGCATTTGGCACACAGCTTGGTGTATCTTATCCTTCTGATTATTTCACAAACATGGCATCTCATCCCATCTTTAATGATGTATCTGAATTCACATTCATATCTTCAGGTGGGATTTCTGGTTCATCTCCATCAGAAGAAGTAGCATGGAACGGCCAAGGATTTGCCGGCATTACTGTGGTGAATTGCCCAGGCAAAGTTGTAATTACAGGAGACATCAATTTCTGTGAGAACGATTATATTTCATCTGCAGACAACGAGATGCTTATTAGCAATATTTTTGCCTGGCTTGGCGAACCCTGTGAAAACAACAACAATAACAATAATATTCCAGAATTCCCAACCATTGCACTGCCAATGATCGCAATTATCGGTCTGGCATTCATAATGCAGCGCAGGGAATAA
- a CDS encoding HI0074 family nucleotidyltransferase substrate-binding subunit produces the protein MERERQCKLTMKAKVAKRALETLQEIMDEPYSVIIRDAAIQRFEYTFEAIWKLVKEYLLEREGVICNSPKSCFREAFKMRLISEDESMQALYMTDDRNMTTHTYHEDVAEEIYKELSGYYALMNKIYSSIVKECL, from the coding sequence ATGGAAAGAGAAAGGCAGTGCAAACTCACAATGAAAGCAAAGGTTGCAAAAAGAGCCCTTGAGACTCTTCAGGAAATAATGGATGAACCATACTCCGTAATTATCAGGGATGCTGCTATCCAGCGTTTTGAGTACACTTTTGAGGCTATCTGGAAACTTGTAAAAGAGTATCTTCTGGAAAGAGAAGGTGTGATATGCAATTCTCCTAAATCATGCTTCCGTGAAGCTTTCAAAATGCGCCTCATAAGTGAGGATGAGAGCATGCAGGCGCTTTACATGACCGATGACCGGAACATGACAACCCATACATATCACGAGGATGTTGCAGAAGAGATATACAAGGAACTCTCAGGATATTACGCTCTTATGAACAAGATCTACTCAAGCATAGTCAAAGAATGCTTGTGA